The genomic region CGTACTCCGCCTTGATGTTGCTGCGCGGATCCCGCTCAAGCCCGAGTGCCGCGGGGAGTTCCTGCTCGGGTCCCAGGAAACCCATCGCCAGGAGCACGAGGCTCGCCGGCCGGACCTGTTCGGTACCCGGCACCGGGGTGGGGACGAACTGCCCCTGGGCGTTCTTCTCCCACTTGACCTGGACCGTGTGCACCGCCTTCACCTTCCCCTCGGAATCCCCCTCGAACCTGGTCGCGGTGGTGAGGAAGACGCGCGGGTCTGCGCCGAATTTCGCCGCCGCTTCCTCCTGCCCGTAGTCGACCTTGTGGGTCTTGGGCCATTCCGGCCAGCAGTTATCCTCGGCGCGGGTGTCGGGGGAACGGGGCATGATCTCCAGCTGGGTGACGGAGTTGCAGCCGTGGCGCAGCGAGGTGCCCACGCAGTCGGTGCCGGTGTCGCCGCCGCCGATGATGATCACGTCCTTTCCTTGCGCGGAGATGAACTCCTTTTCCTGCCCCAGGACCGCCTTCGTGTTCGCGGTCAGGAAGTCCATGGCGAAGTGGATCCCCTCGAGCGGGCGCCCCTCGATGTTCAGGTCGCGGGGGAGGGTGGCGCCGGTGGCCATGACCACGGCGTCGAACTCCGCGCGCAGCTTCTCGACCGGGTAGTCGGGGCCGCCGATGCTGGTGTTGCAGACGAAGGTGATCTGCTCCTGCTCCATCAACCGGATGCGGCGCATCACCACGTTTTGCTTCTCCAGCTTCATGTTCGGGATGCCGTACATCAAAAGCCCGCCGGGAAGCGGCGCCCGCTCGAACACGGTCACCTGGTGCCCGGCCTTGTTGAGCTGTTCGGCCGCAGAGAGCCCTGCGGGGCCGGAACCCACCACCGCCACCTTCTTGCCGGTCCGCACCTGCGGCAGGTTAGGGGTGACCCATCCTTCCTCCCAGGCGCGCTCGATGATGCTCACCTCGATGTTCTTGATGGTGACCGCAGGCTCGGTGGCTCCCAGTGTGCACGACCCCTCGCACGGGGCGGGGCAGACCCTGCCGGTGAACTCGGGGAAGTTGTTCGTCCTCTGCAGCCTGTCAAAGGCCTGCTTCCAGAGCCCGCGGTACACTAGGTCGTTGAACTCGGGGATCAGATTGTTGACCGGGCAGCCGCAGGCCATGCCGCTCACGAGCTTCCCTGTGTGGCAGAACGGGATGCCGCAGTCCATGCAACGGGCGCCCTGGATGCGGAGCTTCTCTTCCGGCAGGTGCAGGTGGAACTCGTCCCAGTCTTTCAGCCGCTCCAGCGGCTCGCGGTCGGAGGGGAGTTCGCGAAGATATTCCATGAATCCGGTTGTTTTTCCCATAGCTCTATCCTATTCGCAAGATTGCTCGTTATTTTAATGTGCGGCCGCGCTGGCATTCTCCTCGAATGCCGCTGCCAGGGCTTCATCGCCGCTCAACCCGGCGGCTTCGGCGCGGGCGAGCGCCTGGAGTACCCGCTTGTAGTCCCTCGGCATGACCTTGACGAATTTACGGGCGTAACTGCGCCAGTCTTTCAGAAGGGCCGCGGCACGGCTGCTGCCGGTCATCTCCTTATGCCGCTCGATCATCCCCCTGACGGTCTCCTGGTCCTGCTCGTCCAGCTGCTCCAGGTCCGCCAT from Citrifermentans bremense harbors:
- a CDS encoding glutamate synthase subunit beta, translated to MGKTTGFMEYLRELPSDREPLERLKDWDEFHLHLPEEKLRIQGARCMDCGIPFCHTGKLVSGMACGCPVNNLIPEFNDLVYRGLWKQAFDRLQRTNNFPEFTGRVCPAPCEGSCTLGATEPAVTIKNIEVSIIERAWEEGWVTPNLPQVRTGKKVAVVGSGPAGLSAAEQLNKAGHQVTVFERAPLPGGLLMYGIPNMKLEKQNVVMRRIRLMEQEQITFVCNTSIGGPDYPVEKLRAEFDAVVMATGATLPRDLNIEGRPLEGIHFAMDFLTANTKAVLGQEKEFISAQGKDVIIIGGGDTGTDCVGTSLRHGCNSVTQLEIMPRSPDTRAEDNCWPEWPKTHKVDYGQEEAAAKFGADPRVFLTTATRFEGDSEGKVKAVHTVQVKWEKNAQGQFVPTPVPGTEQVRPASLVLLAMGFLGPEQELPAALGLERDPRSNIKAEYGRYATNIPGVFAAGDCRRGQSLVVWAFNEGRGAARECDRFLMGETELP